In the genome of Arachis stenosperma cultivar V10309 chromosome 6, arast.V10309.gnm1.PFL2, whole genome shotgun sequence, the window atttaaaaagatcgaagaaataatagaagagtgaaaatatgttttaattaacaggaataaaattttgatattttaaaaaattaatatgacgtatcataaaaaaaacttatatgttattttatagGGTTTGGATAGAATTCACTTTTATTTAATTGACAAAGTGGTATCCTTTGTTGTTGCTGGTATTATATATTTGACTCGTTCATGCCTAACACAACTTAATCCAAAACAAATTTGTTACTTGCAGAACATTATtcttcaaattaaattaaatggaTCCGTAACAAACTATAAAGTCCGATTGGTGGTATACTCTCTTGTTCGTATAACTTCAATTGGCGGTCTACTATAACTGCTTTATTTCACCGAATTAGTTCCCAAAGAAATCAGGCGCACGTATGAATACGAATTGATCCATTTCTCACTAAGAATTAACACAGTACGTAATTCGACTAAGCTTCACTTGATAATTAAACCAATATAATCTTCAAATAAATGTGTTTATTCCTCCAACATGAAACGTAACTGATAACAAGTTTGTATCAAGTTTGAATTTCTGATGATATTGCCACCAAGCCTAACATTTCGCGCTTTGGCGCTGTAAAATTTAGACTCCACCTAGCTAAGTACCTAACTATACGTAGAATTAATTAGCTGGTAGCTCTATATACTTAATGGCTTCATGCATGTAAtcctatatataatatataataataataataataataataataagaccAAAATTGATGAACCCCGGTTTCCTATAAATACTTCAAATTGCACATCCATTCTTCATCACAATCACATCAAACAAATATAATCAACTTCAACAAGCTTTCCTGTCTCGAGCAGAAAATGAATAAGTTGTTGAAGACCGTTTTTCTTGTGTCCATGCTAATAATGGCGTTGGCAATTACTATGCCAACAAGAGTAGAATCTTTCGAAACCAATAATGAGAATGATGGGGAACCAAATTCTGTGAGAGGAACAAGCCGGTTCTTGTCTCAGAGAAGCAGCAAGGCAAGTCTGACATGTGAGAGAAACCCAAAGGTTTGCTATAGCATAAGAGGGAGTGGAGGTCCTAATTGCTGCAACAACAAGTGTGTCGACTTCAACACAGATGAATTGAACTGCGGAAAGTGTGGGAAGAAATGTGGATATTCCAAGATATGCTGTGAAGGTAAGTGCATCAATCCAAAGACTAATGAGAAGCACTGTGGCAAATGCGGCAACAAGTGCAATTCCAAAGGCTCTTGTGTCTATGGCTTGTGCAGCTATGCTTAGAACTTTACAACAGAATCGGAATAATTAATGTCTCCTTTAATTCCAAAGGCTCTTTGAATTGTAACATTATTGCAATTCTTTAATTGTACGAAAAATGTAATGTCTCCTTTAATTTATTGTTTGTTGCTGTTAATAAGTACAACTTGTAATTTGTTTATCAAATAAATGAATGCATCTACTCCATTGTTTTTTAATGTAGTTTATTTTGAAGTCGTGCATGGAAGTGCATGAGTTTGTGTCTTGGGGACAGAAAGATACATATCAGAGACATGATGGTGga includes:
- the LOC130936631 gene encoding stigma-specific STIG1-like protein 1, with the protein product MNKLLKTVFLVSMLIMALAITMPTRVESFETNNENDGEPNSVRGTSRFLSQRSSKASLTCERNPKVCYSIRGSGGPNCCNNKCVDFNTDELNCGKCGKKCGYSKICCEGKCINPKTNEKHCGKCGNKCNSKGSCVYGLCSYA